A single Maniola hyperantus chromosome 11, iAphHyp1.2, whole genome shotgun sequence DNA region contains:
- the LOC117986703 gene encoding uncharacterized protein yields the protein MGCGSSGQVVAPEGGNRVANGKEKVASGNANGANGANGHHHKDDLPTVVLPDTPAKPKPPIAYEIPIEVFDSTPKATTPPPHLQRLLHPPPADIKLPDIREKLAEAEQRRLQILQQRAASAQKRAQRMTKSSAITKSDFQVAEESKHGPNVLTISPEPGVCEDKNIG from the exons ATGGGTTGCGGCTCCTCGGGGCAAGTGGTGGCGCCGGAGGGTGGCAACCGGGTGGCTAATGGCAAAGAGAAGGTGGCTAGTGGCAACGCGAACGGGGCGAATGGTGCCAACGGTCACCATCACAAGGACGACTTGCCAACGGTGGTGCTGCCCGACACACCAGCTAAACCTAAACCAC CCATAGCGTATGAAATACCAATCGAGGTGTTCGATAGCACCCCCAAGGCGACCACTCCACCGCCACACCTGCAGAGGCTTCTGCATCCTCCACCAGCTGATATCAAACTACCAGACATCAGGGAGAAGTTGGCGGAAGCTGAGCAGAGGAGATTACAG atcTTGCAGCAGCGAGCAGCATCAGCACAAAAGAGAGCACAAAGAATGACGAAATCTTCCGCGATAACCAAGAGC GATTTTCAGGTTGCAGAGGAAAGCAAGCATGGGCCTAACGTCCTTACGATTTCTCCAGAACCAGGCGTTTGCGAAGACAAGAACATAGGATAA